The genomic interval CTGCGCGCCCTCAAGGGCGTCATCCGCATTACCCGCGTGCGCGCCTGAGCGCGAACTCCGGCCCGCACGTCCCGCTCAGAACATCCCCCAAAGGAGCTCCCCATGAGCAAGATCGTGATCAACACCGACAAGGCGCCTGCCGCCATCGGCACCTATTCCCAGGCGATCAAGGCCGGCAGCACCGTCTACCTGTCCGGACAGATCCCCCTCGACCCCAAAACCATGGAACTGGTCGAAGGCGACTTCGAAGCCCAGACCGTGCAGGTGTTCGAGAACCTCAAGGCGGTCGTCGAGGCGGCCGGCGGCTCGTTCGCCGATCTCGTCAAGCT from Azotobacter salinestris carries:
- a CDS encoding RidA family protein; this translates as MSKIVINTDKAPAAIGTYSQAIKAGSTVYLSGQIPLDPKTMELVEGDFEAQTVQVFENLKAVVEAAGGSFADLVKLNIFLTDLAHFAKVNEVMGRYFAQPYPARAAIGVASLPRGAQVEMDGILVLD